A portion of the Microbacterium hominis genome contains these proteins:
- a CDS encoding carbohydrate ABC transporter permease, with amino-acid sequence MTLQSTGADARDTRVRTGRPGTRAKRPLRQHPALISLAFLAPALVALVVLRLAPAAVALWDSLFRTSLLGGTQFVGLGNYVDLATNPDFQNAVGVTLLFTLLVNPLQVATAFLLAVLYTRRTRGSKFWRSLVILPIAIPPAVSAVIWSVIYRPDGLANAFLDLFGIPAQPFLTSPQQSLASIMVLLSWIGVGYWMMFLIAGINDIPNEYYEAASLDGASAWRQLWTITFPLVRRPLAFVLVADTVSNLLVFAPIQILTKGGPEGSTNLLMYDIFTRAYTLGDLNRAQAEVVILVLITIAIVAVQFRLLKSED; translated from the coding sequence ATGACTCTCCAGTCGACCGGTGCGGACGCGCGCGACACGCGCGTCCGCACCGGGCGCCCGGGAACACGCGCGAAGCGGCCGCTCCGGCAGCATCCCGCCCTGATCTCGCTCGCCTTCCTCGCCCCGGCGCTGGTCGCCCTCGTCGTGCTGCGCCTCGCGCCCGCGGCGGTCGCGCTGTGGGACAGCCTCTTCCGCACGAGCCTGCTCGGCGGCACCCAGTTCGTCGGGCTCGGAAACTACGTCGACCTCGCCACGAACCCCGACTTCCAGAACGCCGTCGGCGTGACGCTCCTGTTCACGCTCCTCGTGAACCCGCTGCAGGTCGCGACCGCGTTCCTGCTCGCCGTGCTCTACACCCGCCGCACACGCGGCTCGAAGTTCTGGCGCTCGCTCGTCATCCTGCCGATCGCCATCCCGCCCGCCGTCTCCGCCGTCATCTGGAGCGTCATCTACCGGCCCGACGGTCTGGCCAACGCGTTCCTCGACCTCTTCGGCATCCCCGCGCAGCCCTTCCTCACCTCACCGCAGCAGTCGCTGGCGTCGATCATGGTGCTGCTGTCGTGGATCGGCGTCGGGTACTGGATGATGTTCCTGATCGCCGGGATCAACGACATCCCGAACGAGTACTACGAGGCGGCCTCGCTCGACGGCGCCTCTGCGTGGCGCCAGCTCTGGACGATCACCTTCCCGCTCGTGCGCCGGCCCCTCGCCTTCGTGCTCGTCGCCGACACGGTCTCGAACCTGCTCGTCTTCGCGCCGATCCAGATCCTGACCAAGGGCGGTCCGGAGGGCTCGACCAACCTGCTGATGTACGACATCTTCACGCGTGCCTACACCCTGGGCGACCTCAACCGCGCCCAGGCCGAGGTCGTGATCCTCGTGCTCATCACGATCGCGATCGTCGCCGTGCAGTTCCGCCTGCTGAAGTCGGAGGACTGA
- a CDS encoding sugar ABC transporter substrate-binding protein — MKRSLLFLAGATAAALVLSGCSASEDAASASGTVNFLGPEDPATFAPIIDAFEAEHPDITITYTQVPFDQYSSTLQQRLGAKDDSIDVYAVDQPNISQIAAQGFLEDLSDLQDEAQAATSPAMYETNVYEDKLWALSIWNSTQMLFFNRDALTAAGIDAPSVDPADRWTWEQVADAGRATQEGGMQYGLLFEQVEAYYQLQPLAESLGGGSGITGDDMLSVDVTNDGWEEAMTWYGDTFASGLSPRGVGGFQTSPVFMDGNVTFFVGGPWDVGRFSADVDFDWGVAPMPSFDGGEIATPTGSWSWGINTASKNKDAARQFLEFAALNPAGNLATVEVTASIPANSEAAAEFLPGFEEQGGEHSAGVADLITYEVDTTAVARPVSVGYVQFESAMNKAFADIRNGSPAADRLEQATAQIEDAWSNLR, encoded by the coding sequence ATGAAGCGATCACTTCTGTTCCTCGCGGGCGCCACAGCCGCCGCGCTCGTGCTGAGCGGCTGCTCGGCGAGCGAAGACGCCGCGTCCGCCTCGGGGACGGTGAACTTCCTCGGTCCGGAGGACCCGGCTACCTTCGCGCCCATCATCGACGCGTTCGAGGCGGAGCACCCCGACATCACGATCACCTACACCCAGGTGCCGTTCGACCAGTACTCCAGCACGCTGCAGCAGCGCCTGGGCGCCAAGGACGACTCGATCGACGTCTACGCCGTCGACCAGCCCAACATCTCGCAGATCGCCGCCCAGGGATTCCTCGAAGACCTGAGCGACCTGCAGGACGAGGCGCAGGCCGCCACCTCCCCCGCGATGTACGAGACCAACGTCTACGAGGACAAGCTCTGGGCGCTCTCGATCTGGAACTCCACCCAGATGCTGTTCTTCAACCGCGATGCGCTCACCGCCGCCGGCATCGACGCGCCGTCGGTCGACCCGGCCGACCGCTGGACCTGGGAGCAGGTCGCCGACGCGGGCCGCGCCACCCAGGAGGGCGGCATGCAGTACGGCCTCCTCTTCGAGCAGGTCGAGGCGTACTACCAGCTCCAGCCCCTGGCCGAGTCGCTCGGCGGCGGCTCCGGCATCACCGGTGACGACATGCTCTCGGTCGATGTCACCAACGACGGCTGGGAAGAGGCGATGACCTGGTACGGCGATACCTTCGCCAGCGGCCTCTCGCCGCGCGGCGTCGGCGGCTTCCAGACCTCGCCCGTCTTCATGGACGGCAACGTGACCTTCTTCGTCGGCGGCCCGTGGGACGTCGGCCGTTTCTCGGCCGACGTCGACTTCGACTGGGGCGTCGCCCCGATGCCGTCCTTCGACGGCGGCGAGATCGCGACCCCGACCGGCTCATGGTCGTGGGGCATCAACACGGCTTCGAAGAACAAGGATGCCGCGCGCCAGTTCCTCGAGTTCGCGGCGCTCAACCCGGCCGGCAACCTCGCGACCGTCGAGGTCACGGCAAGCATCCCCGCGAACAGCGAGGCCGCGGCCGAGTTCCTTCCGGGCTTCGAGGAGCAGGGCGGCGAGCACTCCGCCGGCGTCGCCGACCTCATCACCTACGAGGTCGACACCACCGCGGTGGCCCGCCCCGTCTCGGTCGGCTACGTGCAGTTCGAGTCGGCCATGAACAAGGCCTTCGCCGACATCCGCAATGGATCGCCGGCTGCGGACCGCCTCGAGCAGGCGACCGCGCAGATCGAGGATGCCTGGAGCAACTTGCGATGA
- a CDS encoding LacI family DNA-binding transcriptional regulator yields MATGRDVAKLAGTSTAVVSYVFNNGPRNVSAETRAKVLAAAEKLNYHPNALARALSFGRTASVGLIVPDIANPFFGELARALEDAAISRGDLLLIGDSALDVDREAQIVAAFVERRVDSVVMVSLHEHPDFSAFTRAGIPIVALHPVDAASPASSVTIDYDAASRAAAEHMIGHGYETIALLNGPSESVGAGHHRRGFAAAVAAGVAAGGASIRTTEVNSATSRADAATMALDWLVTPDRPRAVICATDEQAYGVLHAAHRLGLRVPQDLAVMGFDGTEHSAYAVPALSTVRQPIPLIAERAVGLLRDAESGPVHEVLGHELELRESCGCHDEAGSAHR; encoded by the coding sequence ATGGCGACCGGACGCGACGTCGCGAAGCTGGCGGGCACCTCCACCGCCGTCGTCAGCTACGTGTTCAACAACGGTCCCCGCAACGTCTCCGCCGAGACGCGGGCGAAGGTTCTCGCCGCTGCCGAGAAGCTGAACTACCACCCCAACGCGCTCGCCCGTGCGCTGAGCTTCGGGCGCACGGCCTCGGTCGGACTCATCGTGCCCGACATCGCGAACCCGTTCTTCGGCGAGCTCGCGAGGGCCCTCGAAGACGCCGCGATCTCGCGCGGCGACCTCCTCCTCATCGGCGACTCCGCACTCGATGTCGACCGCGAGGCACAGATCGTCGCGGCCTTCGTCGAGCGCCGAGTCGACTCCGTCGTGATGGTCTCGCTTCACGAGCATCCCGATTTCAGCGCCTTCACGCGCGCCGGCATCCCGATCGTCGCGTTGCACCCGGTGGATGCCGCCTCCCCGGCGTCTTCGGTCACGATCGACTACGACGCCGCATCCCGGGCTGCCGCCGAGCACATGATCGGCCACGGCTACGAGACGATCGCGCTGCTGAACGGACCGAGCGAATCGGTGGGAGCCGGCCATCACCGCCGCGGATTCGCCGCTGCGGTCGCCGCCGGGGTCGCCGCCGGGGGAGCATCGATCCGGACCACCGAGGTCAACTCGGCGACCTCACGGGCGGATGCCGCAACCATGGCTCTGGATTGGCTGGTCACGCCCGACCGCCCCCGGGCCGTGATCTGCGCCACCGACGAGCAGGCGTACGGTGTGCTCCACGCTGCCCACCGTCTCGGCTTGCGGGTTCCTCAAGACCTCGCCGTCATGGGCTTCGACGGCACCGAGCACTCGGCCTACGCCGTGCCCGCCCTGAGCACTGTTCGCCAGCCGATCCCGCTCATCGCGGAACGCGCCGTCGGGCTCCTGCGCGACGCGGAGTCGGGGCCGGTCCATGAGGTGCTCGGGCATGAGCTCGAGCTGCGGGAGTCCTGCGGATGCCATGACGAGGCCGGTAGCGCCCACCGGTAG
- a CDS encoding HNH endonuclease: MRSREEELAIRADIFRWLDEQFIGQGGYEIHSSVLRGYHFGDQHIPLLDRGKGIRNPATFSSTLSIMSGWKANKYSDYESDDGWVTYHYREGEGGDNTKLVRAWANGDPLVYFRAVREGFYIPYYPIVIAHNDPVARVVRFPLDQALTFLGDPGSYDEQKRRYAESIVRTRLHQPIFRARVLHAYSGACTVCDIRHSELLDAAHIIPDAEEHGVAHVTNGLAMCKIHHAAYDRSLMGITADFEVRIDQELLDEIDGPMLRHGLQDMHGRPIRLPSSRAAHPDRDRLAQKFELFARR, encoded by the coding sequence ATGCGAAGCCGCGAGGAGGAGCTCGCGATACGTGCCGACATCTTCCGTTGGCTTGATGAGCAATTCATTGGCCAGGGTGGATACGAAATCCACAGCTCGGTGCTTCGCGGATACCACTTTGGCGACCAGCACATTCCGTTGCTCGATCGGGGCAAGGGGATCCGCAACCCCGCGACCTTCTCGTCGACGCTGTCGATCATGTCGGGATGGAAGGCAAACAAGTATTCCGACTACGAGTCAGACGACGGATGGGTTACCTATCACTATCGCGAGGGTGAGGGCGGCGACAACACAAAGCTCGTGCGAGCCTGGGCCAACGGTGATCCCTTGGTTTACTTCCGCGCGGTGCGGGAGGGGTTCTACATTCCGTACTACCCGATCGTGATCGCCCACAACGACCCCGTCGCTCGGGTCGTGCGCTTCCCCCTCGATCAAGCACTCACGTTCCTCGGAGATCCGGGTTCGTACGACGAGCAGAAGCGGCGGTACGCCGAGTCGATCGTGCGCACCCGACTCCACCAACCGATCTTCCGTGCTCGAGTGCTGCACGCGTATTCAGGCGCGTGCACGGTGTGCGACATTAGGCACTCTGAGCTGCTGGACGCGGCACACATCATTCCTGACGCAGAGGAGCACGGAGTCGCCCACGTCACGAATGGGCTGGCGATGTGCAAGATCCATCACGCCGCGTATGACCGCTCGTTGATGGGCATAACGGCGGACTTCGAAGTCCGGATCGACCAGGAGCTGCTCGACGAGATCGATGGGCCAATGCTTCGACATGGCCTGCAGGACATGCACGGAAGGCCGATCCGACTTCCGTCGAGCCGCGCCGCGCATCCCGACCGAGACCGGCTTGCCCAGAAGTTCGAGCTGTTCGCGCGGCGCTAG
- a CDS encoding nuclease-related domain-containing DEAD/DEAH box helicase, with product MIPPAISDDAAPGEKAAFAALRDAPGTDDWTVFHSLAIGRHVTQREGEADFVVMAPGAGILVIEVKSHLRIQTDVSGRWKLGNDDWTDRSPFAQASGEFHSIVQFLRQRSLEPVAFPAGYAVWFTAIAKQNIPPAIGWQEWAVLDAGDLAHPASAVRRVLTSLDRDIATKRVGYNHVAGEPSLERVHRIRDVLSPTFTTEIKPAEIRRRRELELTSFTADQVRTLDLIGRVPRVLVEGPAGTGKTYIAAEAARRHASAGERVLVVMFNRLLEGHLQSALADVGGVTAIRLHAEMERVGGVTSSANGSADWYNTELPLAALEKATESDFAPPYDYLIVDEAQDIASDLNLDFLDAVLAGGLSEGRMLMLGDFSHQNIFRSGIDDGRETIERRVPGIVPIDLDTNCRNRREIGEWAERASGRSGICKAFRRDAVAGDAVDVRLFSSKADEVNMLDDVVRGLRAEGYGPKDVVILAPYRDSAAKRATEQKTSVSTLGSGIRDTSYIRWGTIHEFKGMEAPAIILTDISGTSARLPDLIYAGATRAQDRLVVLTSLDHLISI from the coding sequence ATGATTCCGCCGGCGATCTCCGACGACGCGGCGCCCGGGGAGAAAGCAGCATTCGCTGCGCTCCGCGACGCCCCCGGCACCGACGACTGGACTGTTTTCCACTCCCTCGCGATTGGTCGACACGTCACCCAGCGGGAGGGTGAGGCCGACTTCGTCGTCATGGCGCCAGGTGCCGGCATCCTGGTGATCGAGGTTAAGTCTCATCTCCGCATCCAGACGGATGTGTCGGGCAGGTGGAAGCTTGGCAACGACGACTGGACTGATCGCTCGCCGTTCGCGCAGGCCAGCGGCGAGTTCCACAGCATTGTTCAGTTCCTTCGGCAGCGCTCACTCGAGCCCGTCGCATTCCCGGCCGGATACGCAGTATGGTTCACGGCGATCGCGAAGCAGAACATTCCACCGGCGATCGGCTGGCAGGAGTGGGCTGTGCTTGACGCGGGCGACCTCGCCCATCCCGCGAGCGCCGTGCGGCGCGTACTCACATCGCTAGACCGAGACATTGCGACGAAGCGCGTTGGGTACAACCACGTCGCCGGTGAGCCATCGTTGGAGCGCGTCCACCGAATCCGGGATGTACTTTCCCCCACCTTCACTACGGAGATCAAGCCGGCTGAGATCAGACGGCGCCGGGAGCTAGAGCTGACGTCGTTTACCGCTGATCAGGTCCGCACGCTCGACCTGATCGGTCGGGTTCCAAGGGTGCTCGTCGAGGGACCGGCAGGAACGGGAAAGACCTACATCGCCGCGGAGGCCGCACGACGACACGCTAGCGCGGGCGAGCGGGTGCTCGTGGTCATGTTCAACCGCCTCCTCGAAGGTCACCTGCAATCGGCTCTCGCCGACGTCGGCGGTGTCACGGCCATACGTCTCCACGCCGAGATGGAGCGTGTCGGTGGAGTCACGTCGTCGGCGAACGGGAGCGCCGACTGGTACAACACCGAGCTGCCGCTCGCCGCGCTCGAGAAGGCAACCGAATCAGACTTCGCCCCGCCGTACGACTACCTCATCGTCGACGAGGCCCAAGACATTGCGTCCGACCTCAACCTCGACTTTCTGGACGCCGTGCTCGCCGGCGGTCTCAGCGAGGGTCGGATGCTCATGCTCGGTGACTTCTCGCACCAGAACATCTTTCGGAGCGGGATCGACGACGGGCGCGAAACGATCGAACGCCGCGTGCCAGGCATTGTCCCGATTGATCTCGACACCAACTGCCGGAACAGGCGCGAAATTGGCGAGTGGGCTGAGCGAGCGAGCGGCCGTTCAGGCATCTGCAAGGCGTTCCGTCGGGATGCTGTAGCCGGCGACGCCGTCGACGTCCGGCTCTTCTCGTCGAAGGCCGACGAAGTCAACATGCTTGATGACGTGGTGCGTGGACTACGCGCCGAAGGATACGGACCGAAGGACGTTGTCATCCTCGCGCCATACCGGGACTCCGCGGCGAAGCGGGCAACAGAGCAAAAGACTTCGGTGTCGACGCTGGGTTCGGGCATTCGGGATACCTCGTACATCCGCTGGGGGACGATTCACGAGTTCAAGGGAATGGAGGCGCCGGCAATCATCTTGACTGACATCTCGGGGACGAGCGCACGGCTGCCTGACCTGATCTACGCCGGCGCTACCAGAGCACAGGACCGATTGGTCGTGCTCACCTCGCTTGATCACCTCATCTCGATCTAG
- a CDS encoding ATP-dependent helicase, with protein sequence MTDTVDANETDIPTLEGDAADAVAHRGGHIQIIAAAGSGKTEVVSQRVADLIATGVEPRSIVAFTFTEKAAAELKERIRQRVTARVGHSAGDKLGQLQVSTIHAYCFRLLQTYDPHFEAYSLVDENQLVALMSREGSRLNLKRFGRGLFDGIKNFLRSVDVLENELIDVDALPDGDFKDAVRDYYATLDRYRVLTFGQQIVQAVRALEQPTIHAAVTAVVEHLIVDEYQDINPAQERLISLLASPTGRADLVVVGDDDQAIYQWRGSAVDNIVTFTERYPDVAQFRLLTNRRSRPGIVALANEFAGSIPGRLDKEMLPSRPASGESVKISVGTGTEADEASDLAKSIVELNASGVPFRSIAVLVRGKAAYPRIMDAFAAHGIPVQPGGRTGLFEQPAADALGSVYAWLADLQWKFAGTKARIDVTLDEVVLAVVRAFTLNRRSLQLVRHHLTSWKARASATSSSVDLIGDLYALLGLLGVKEWNLDDLLVRNALGTIARFTQVLADYESVQRRSRRDTANPGEQVGTAWTPWYYKSLAILMVNYASGEYDDFDGEEDLAGDAVALGTVHGAKGLEWPVVFLPSLTKKRFPSMRTGSQQTWLLPREMFDASRYEGSDADERRLFYVAVTRARDWVSLSSHARVTKQSAAPSPYLESARAIAGVGGSADSFDAKSIESPDLQLSYSDVAAYLACGRSYLLRSRLGFLPPVRDELGYGNAVHHVMRVLAERTKDTGEMPSASDIDALVDSDFFLPFANKPAHRLMKARARALVQTYLDSHPEEFLRTWATERPFELFLDGVVVAGRADVIYDEHDGVPSNLAIVDYKTATGPEIEPLQLQIYADAGRREGLTVSAGFVHDMGQGARHSVDVSDGAIAAAEVRVQAAASGLRSLTFAPAPTKEKCKHCDVRLLCKDSAS encoded by the coding sequence GTGACAGACACTGTGGACGCCAACGAAACTGACATCCCGACCCTCGAGGGCGACGCTGCGGATGCCGTCGCTCACCGCGGCGGCCACATCCAGATCATCGCCGCCGCTGGCTCGGGCAAGACAGAGGTGGTCTCGCAACGCGTCGCCGACCTCATCGCGACGGGTGTCGAACCTCGCTCGATCGTTGCGTTCACGTTCACCGAGAAGGCTGCGGCAGAGCTCAAGGAACGCATCCGGCAGCGGGTGACGGCCCGTGTGGGGCATTCCGCGGGCGACAAGCTCGGCCAACTTCAGGTAAGCACCATCCACGCGTACTGCTTCCGGCTGCTCCAGACCTACGACCCGCACTTCGAGGCGTACTCACTCGTTGACGAGAATCAACTCGTCGCGCTGATGTCCCGCGAGGGCAGCCGCTTGAACCTTAAGCGATTCGGGCGCGGTCTCTTCGACGGCATCAAGAACTTTCTGCGAAGCGTCGACGTTCTGGAGAACGAGTTGATCGACGTCGACGCGCTTCCGGACGGCGACTTCAAGGATGCCGTTCGGGACTACTACGCGACGCTCGACCGCTATCGCGTGCTGACCTTCGGCCAGCAGATCGTTCAGGCCGTCCGGGCACTCGAGCAGCCAACGATCCACGCTGCCGTCACTGCGGTTGTCGAGCACCTCATCGTCGACGAGTACCAAGACATCAACCCCGCTCAGGAGCGGCTGATCTCGCTGCTCGCATCACCGACGGGGCGTGCGGATCTGGTGGTCGTCGGCGATGACGATCAGGCGATCTATCAGTGGCGCGGATCAGCGGTAGACAACATTGTGACGTTCACCGAGCGCTACCCGGACGTCGCGCAGTTCCGCTTGCTCACCAACCGTCGCTCGCGGCCGGGGATCGTTGCGCTCGCAAACGAGTTCGCGGGGTCGATTCCCGGTCGGCTCGACAAAGAGATGCTGCCGTCCCGACCCGCATCCGGCGAGTCGGTGAAGATCAGCGTAGGTACGGGCACCGAAGCTGACGAGGCGTCAGACCTGGCCAAGAGCATTGTCGAACTCAACGCGAGCGGCGTACCGTTTCGGTCCATCGCTGTGCTCGTGCGCGGCAAGGCCGCGTACCCGAGGATCATGGACGCCTTCGCGGCGCATGGAATCCCCGTTCAGCCGGGTGGACGCACCGGACTCTTCGAGCAACCCGCCGCTGACGCGCTGGGCTCGGTGTACGCATGGCTCGCCGATCTGCAGTGGAAATTCGCCGGTACCAAGGCTCGCATCGACGTCACGCTCGACGAGGTCGTGCTCGCAGTCGTGCGCGCGTTCACGCTCAACCGGCGCTCACTGCAACTCGTCCGCCATCACCTGACTTCGTGGAAGGCGCGGGCCTCGGCGACATCGTCGTCGGTAGATCTGATCGGTGACCTCTATGCGCTGCTCGGCCTTCTCGGCGTTAAAGAGTGGAACCTCGACGACCTTCTGGTTCGCAACGCCCTCGGCACTATCGCCCGGTTCACGCAGGTGCTCGCGGATTACGAATCCGTACAGCGTCGATCACGTCGGGACACGGCGAACCCCGGCGAACAGGTCGGCACCGCTTGGACACCCTGGTACTACAAGAGCCTCGCCATCCTTATGGTGAACTACGCGTCGGGAGAGTACGACGACTTCGATGGCGAGGAGGACCTGGCTGGCGACGCAGTCGCCCTGGGAACGGTGCACGGCGCGAAAGGTCTCGAATGGCCGGTCGTGTTCCTGCCGTCGCTCACCAAGAAACGATTCCCCTCGATGAGGACTGGCTCCCAGCAAACGTGGCTGCTGCCGCGGGAGATGTTCGATGCCTCACGCTACGAGGGATCGGACGCCGACGAACGACGGTTGTTCTACGTCGCCGTGACGCGCGCGCGCGATTGGGTCTCGCTCTCGTCACACGCACGAGTCACCAAGCAGTCCGCCGCGCCGTCACCGTACCTTGAGTCGGCGCGCGCGATTGCCGGCGTCGGAGGCAGCGCCGATTCCTTCGATGCAAAGTCGATCGAGTCCCCTGACCTGCAACTGAGTTACAGCGACGTAGCTGCCTACCTCGCCTGCGGGCGCAGCTACCTCTTGCGATCACGGCTCGGGTTCCTTCCCCCCGTTCGCGATGAGCTGGGTTACGGCAACGCGGTCCACCACGTGATGCGCGTGCTCGCGGAACGTACGAAGGACACCGGAGAGATGCCCTCGGCATCCGACATCGACGCACTGGTCGACTCGGACTTCTTTCTGCCATTCGCCAACAAGCCGGCACACAGACTGATGAAGGCGCGTGCCCGTGCGCTCGTGCAGACATACCTCGATAGCCACCCCGAGGAGTTCCTGCGGACGTGGGCAACGGAGCGGCCCTTCGAGCTGTTCCTCGACGGGGTCGTCGTCGCGGGGCGCGCCGACGTCATCTACGACGAGCACGATGGAGTCCCCTCAAATCTCGCAATCGTCGACTACAAGACCGCGACAGGGCCCGAGATCGAACCCCTTCAGCTGCAGATCTATGCGGACGCGGGCCGACGTGAGGGTTTGACGGTCTCGGCGGGATTCGTGCACGACATGGGGCAAGGGGCGCGTCACTCGGTAGATGTCTCTGATGGTGCGATCGCGGCTGCGGAGGTACGAGTGCAGGCGGCGGCCTCGGGCCTGCGCTCGCTGACTTTTGCACCGGCACCCACGAAGGAGAAGTGCAAGCACTGCGATGTCCGACTCCTCTGCAAGGATTCGGCATCGTGA
- a CDS encoding AAA family ATPase, with amino-acid sequence MSPVIEFTTPLAAPASGVHHEAAAAGNAAVADAAARALREALSRTAPIDRILLKAAAGAGKSYVLKRLVAEALEHPQCTQVSIVAFTNKQTRPLARSLGKLLGKDRVCLRVSAKGAGDVPPGVADAVTVAAARKEIPSTAQVMISTVAMLRAPKELWEMEKALGGKGANGERTFDVLFVDEAWQIPHHLFDDITRAAPIWVGVGDVGQLPPLEIGTNPWRGDDRYNPYRAWPTDYDGDSRTWSRELPAVWRPNAAQLGLWRAFYPEWSELNCVAAPGDRTINLSPAPVVERPSARSGTAERGDAKPAITPEAARAVWDQVATGTPTILEIDGLDPAEAPDVDLPLMNAIEALLDHLFTSGVSLGHANYDDNAAPDATLTTTETGSAHEDPIVSVLATRNQAVDDAADMVARLREKHDLAENDLVSSTVDSYQGQTNGITVALHPLTGAAKLDDFNSAFGRLAVTCTRATHGLLLVARPGLDTLLQQAPARPGTPFGEPGNRTLPRQTHQRILATFARGTLDLTPSDA; translated from the coding sequence GTGAGCCCGGTGATCGAATTCACGACTCCGCTCGCCGCGCCCGCGAGCGGGGTGCACCACGAGGCTGCGGCCGCGGGCAACGCGGCGGTGGCGGATGCCGCGGCGCGAGCGCTCCGCGAGGCACTCTCACGCACCGCTCCGATCGACCGGATCCTGCTCAAGGCTGCCGCTGGAGCCGGCAAGTCGTACGTGCTCAAGCGACTCGTCGCTGAGGCACTCGAGCATCCGCAGTGCACCCAGGTGTCGATCGTCGCGTTCACGAACAAGCAGACGCGACCGCTCGCGCGGTCGCTGGGCAAGCTTCTCGGTAAGGATCGGGTCTGCCTGCGCGTGAGCGCCAAGGGCGCCGGTGACGTACCTCCTGGCGTTGCCGATGCAGTGACGGTCGCCGCCGCGCGGAAGGAGATCCCATCGACCGCGCAGGTCATGATCTCGACGGTCGCGATGCTCCGTGCTCCCAAGGAGCTGTGGGAGATGGAGAAGGCGCTCGGCGGCAAGGGCGCCAACGGCGAGCGCACGTTTGACGTGCTGTTCGTGGATGAGGCGTGGCAGATCCCTCACCACCTCTTCGACGACATCACCCGTGCGGCTCCCATCTGGGTGGGTGTCGGAGACGTCGGTCAGCTGCCACCGCTCGAGATCGGCACCAACCCGTGGCGCGGCGACGATCGTTACAACCCCTATCGCGCCTGGCCGACCGACTACGACGGCGACTCCCGAACGTGGTCCCGTGAGCTCCCCGCGGTGTGGCGGCCCAACGCTGCCCAGCTTGGGTTGTGGCGCGCGTTCTACCCCGAATGGTCCGAGCTGAACTGCGTCGCCGCCCCCGGCGACCGCACGATCAACCTCTCGCCGGCGCCGGTCGTTGAGCGCCCTTCGGCACGCTCAGGAACCGCGGAGCGAGGCGATGCGAAACCAGCGATCACGCCGGAGGCCGCCCGCGCGGTCTGGGACCAAGTCGCGACCGGAACCCCGACGATTCTCGAGATCGACGGTCTCGATCCCGCGGAGGCACCCGACGTCGACCTCCCGCTGATGAACGCGATCGAGGCGCTGCTCGACCACCTCTTCACCTCCGGCGTCTCGCTCGGGCACGCGAATTACGACGACAACGCTGCGCCCGACGCCACGCTGACGACGACCGAGACAGGGTCTGCGCACGAGGACCCGATCGTCTCCGTCCTCGCCACGCGTAACCAGGCAGTGGACGACGCCGCCGACATGGTCGCCCGCCTCCGCGAGAAGCACGACCTCGCCGAGAACGATCTCGTGAGCTCCACCGTCGACTCGTACCAGGGGCAGACGAACGGGATCACCGTTGCCCTTCACCCGCTGACCGGCGCGGCGAAGCTCGACGACTTCAACTCCGCTTTCGGTCGACTTGCCGTCACGTGCACCCGAGCGACACACGGGCTGCTGCTCGTCGCCCGGCCCGGGCTCGACACTCTGCTCCAGCAGGCTCCGGCCCGCCCGGGCACGCCGTTCGGTGAGCCCGGCAATCGCACCCTGCCGCGCCAGACGCATCAGCGCATTCTTGCCACGTTCGCTCGCGGCACCCTCGACCTCACCCCCTCCGACGCCTAA